One region of Spiroplasma endosymbiont of Asaphidion curtum genomic DNA includes:
- a CDS encoding DDE-type integrase/transposase/recombinase — protein MKYIISQADLADLKAKVQSWLSANCCNPYYYKTKKRITSYLNLCTYFYMEETTLTKLIKKYFKNATKTFYRWAEKIMTAYYSDNLDLLLFKTTKPQNLNYQYSLNSREKVCDLYFDYKNLQADGMWSLFNNLKIGFHDIKNSEVPKNIKTFYRWIKSDHRWKELKQQIKQTKRHFKCYEVSDIGLLQMDAKIVTTSNFPVDKKYYIYDFIDEMTRIVFGYVYDSLGTNNAINAVQRAMKDFSELGITIKRLRTDNAPEFTTTNWSNKKAYKVKERPFTTFLSKNGIVHETTPIRSPQSNGKIERFHQHYTKLFYAKDKKLF, from the coding sequence ATGAAATATATTATTTCCCAAGCTGATTTAGCAGATTTAAAAGCAAAAGTACAAAGTTGACTAAGTGCTAATTGCTGTAATCCTTATTACTATAAAACTAAAAAACGCATTACTTCCTATTTAAATTTATGCACTTATTTTTATATGGAAGAAACTACTTTAACAAAACTTATTAAAAAATATTTTAAGAATGCAACGAAAACCTTTTATCGTTGGGCAGAAAAAATTATGACCGCTTATTATTCTGACAATTTAGATTTGTTATTGTTTAAAACTACAAAGCCACAAAATCTTAATTATCAATATAGTTTAAATTCTCGTGAAAAAGTATGTGATTTATATTTTGATTACAAAAATCTTCAAGCCGACGGAATGTGGTCTTTATTTAACAATTTAAAAATCGGTTTTCACGATATTAAAAATTCAGAAGTTCCTAAAAATATCAAAACTTTTTATCGTTGAATTAAATCTGACCATCGTTGAAAAGAATTAAAACAACAAATAAAACAAACTAAACGCCATTTTAAGTGTTATGAAGTTTCCGATATCGGTCTTTTACAAATGGATGCCAAAATCGTTACTACATCAAATTTTCCGGTTGATAAAAAATATTACATTTATGATTTCATTGACGAAATGACACGCATAGTATTTGGTTATGTTTATGATAGTTTGGGAACTAATAATGCTATCAACGCTGTCCAAAGAGCAATGAAAGATTTTAGCGAACTTGGCATAACCATTAAACGCCTTCGCACTGATAATGCTCCAGAATTTACAACTACTAACTGAAGTAATAAAAAAGCATACAAAGTAAAAGAAAGGCCTTTTACAACCTTTCTTTCAAAGAACGGAATTGTTCACGAAACTACGCCGATTCGTTCACCACAATCAAATGGCAAAATTGAACGATTCCATCAACATTATACCAAATTATTTTATGCTAAGGATAAAAAATTATTTTAA